Proteins encoded within one genomic window of Nonomuraea gerenzanensis:
- a CDS encoding DUF4396 domain-containing protein, which produces MAASATLHCLTGCAIGEVLGMVIATALGWHDLPSILLAVALAFVFGYALTLRGLFRAGLKWRTALRLALAADTLSILVMEIVDNGIMLIIPGAMDAGLASFLFWGALAFSLLVAFLVTTPINKWIIGRGKGHAVIHAYHH; this is translated from the coding sequence GTGGCCGCGTCCGCGACGTTGCACTGCCTGACCGGCTGCGCCATCGGAGAGGTGCTCGGCATGGTCATCGCCACCGCCCTGGGCTGGCATGACCTGCCCAGCATCCTGCTGGCCGTCGCCCTGGCGTTCGTCTTCGGTTATGCGCTCACCCTGCGCGGGCTGTTCCGCGCGGGGCTCAAGTGGCGTACGGCGCTGCGGCTCGCCCTGGCCGCCGACACCCTGTCGATCCTGGTCATGGAGATCGTCGACAACGGCATCATGCTGATCATCCCCGGGGCGATGGATGCCGGTCTCGCCTCCTTCCTGTTCTGGGGCGCCCTGGCGTTCTCGCTGCTCGTCGCCTTCCTCGTCACCACGCCCATCAACAAGTGGATCATCGGACGGGGCAAGGGGCACGCGGTGATCCACGCGTACCACCATTGA